The DNA window CGAAGTCGAGGGTGTCGGGGGTCGCGACGATCGTCGCGGTCGGGGCGATCACGCCGAGCGTCAGCGTGCCCGTGGCCGCATCGCGCCCATCGTCCACGCGCACCGTCGCGGTGCAGGGCCCGGCCTGCGCCGGCGCGACCCACGCGACGACGGCCGCCGTCGTCCCCGCGGGAAAGACGCCGCGCGCCGCGCTCCAGGCGTAGGACAGCGGTTGACCCTCGGGATCGTCGGCACTCACCGAGAGGGAGAGCGTGTCGCCGGGGCCGACCGTCGCCGACGGCGCGGCCGACAGCGCCGCGATCACCGGCGGCCGGTTCGCGGGATCGGAGTCCAGGATGCAGCCGGCGGCCGCCAGGGCCGCGACGGACAGGTAGAAGACCAGTGGACGGGCGCGCATGTCGCTCCTCGCGGTTGCCCTCATTGTAGGTGGGATCGTCGCCGCGGACAACCGTCTGGCCCGGCGCCGCGCCCGGTGCTATCATGGGTCCCGAACAGGAGAATCCATGACTTCGACCCGCCACATCCCCCTGCCGACCCTCTACCGGGAGACCGACGCCTTCGCCGGTCTCGTGATGCCGGGCTCCGCCTGAGCCAAGCCGCAGCCATCCCGCATCACGTCACGCCGCTGGCGCCCCGCCGACGGCCCGGACCCGTTCCCGGGAGGATGTCATGAACGACCGCAAGGACCTGATCCGCGCCTACAAGGAGACCGTGCAGCCCGCCGGCATCTACGTCGTGCGCAACACCGTCGACGGCAGGATCCTGCTCGGCGCCAGCCGCAACCTGCCGGCCGGCCTCAACAGCCAGCGCGCCCAGCTGCGCTTCGGCGGCCACCGCAACCACGCCCTGCAGGCCGACTGGAACCGACTCGGCGAGGACGCCTTCACCATCGAATTCCTCGAAGAGCTGAAGCCCGCGGAAGGCAGTCGCGAGGTCCGCCAGGAAGACCTCGAAGCCCTGCTCGCCCTGCTGATCGCCGACCTGCGTCCCTGGGACGAGCGCGGCTACCACGCCCCGCCGCGCGAAGGGGCTTGATCCCGGGGCCTCCGACGTCCCGGAACGTGGAAGGGGAGCCCCTGCGGGCTCCCCTTCGTCGTCCGGATCGTGAGCGGCTCCCTACATCCCGAGATGGTGCGCTAAAAACGCCCACTCGTCCGCGACCTCCTCGATGATCTTCGCCGTCGGCTTCCCGCCCCCGTGCCCCGCCTTGGTCTCGATGCGGATCAGCACCGGCTTGTCGCAGCCCTGCGCTTCCTGGATGCGCGCGGCGTACTTGAAGCTGTGGCCCGGCACGACGCGGTCGTCGTGGTCGGCGGTGGTGATCAGGGTGGCCGGGTAGCAGGTCCCGTCCTTCAGGTTGTGGTAGGGCGAGTACGCGCGCAGCACGGGGAACATCTCGGGGTCCTCGCTGCTGCCGTAGTCGCTGGTCCAGGCCCAGCCGATGGTGAACTTGTGGAAGCGCAGCATGTCCATGACCCCGACCGCGGGCAGCGCCGCCGCGAACAGCTCGGGCCGCTGGTTGATCACCGCGCCGACCAGCGTGCCGCCGTTGCTGCCGCCCTGGCAGGCCAGGTGGGCGGGGGAGGTGTACTTCCCGTCGATCAGCCACTCCGCCGCCGCGATGAAGTCGTCGAAGACGTTCTGCTTGTTCTTGAGCATGCCGCCCTGGTGCCAGTCCTCGCCGTACTCGCCGCCGCCGCGCAGGTTGGCCATCGCGAAGACGCCGCCCATCTCGACCCACTGCAGGCGCGAGATCGAGAAGTAGGGCGTCATCGAGGCGTTGAAGCCGCCGTAGCCGTACAGCAGCGTGGGGTTCTTGCCGTCGAGCTCGAGGTCCTTGCGATGGACCAGGAACATCGGGATCTTCGTGCCGTCCTTGCTGGCGTAGAAGACCTGTTCGGTGGCGTAGGCGCTCAGGTCCACGTCGATCTCCGGCTCGCGGAACACGGTGCTGACGCCGGTCCCGAAGTCGTACTTGAAGATGGTCGGCGGGTAGAGGAACGACGTGAAGGTGTAGAAGCTCTCGGTGTCCGCGCGGTGGCCGCCGAAGCCGCCGGCGCTGCCGATGCCGGGCAGCTCCACCTCGCCCAGCGGGCTGCCGTGGTGGTCGAAGCGGTAGACGACGCTGTGGGCGTCCTTCATGTACTCGGCGACGAACTCGTCGCCGTTGATCATGCCCACGCCCTCCAGGGTGATGTCCTTCTGGGGGATCAGCTCGAACCAGGCGTCCTTGGCCGGGTTGGCGATGTCGACCGCGACCAGCCGCTTGCGCGGGGCGTCGAGGTCGGTCGTCAGGTAGAACACGCCGTCGTCGTGCTCGACGAAGCTGTACTCAGCCTCGAATTCGCCGAGCAGCTCCACGATCTTCGATGCGGGGTCGCGCAGGTCCTTGTAGAAGAGCAGGTTCTGCGGCGAGGTGCCCCGCCAGACCGTGATGATCAGGTAGTCGCCGCTCTCGGTCACGTCCCCGCCGAAACCCCAGTCCTGGTGGTCGGGGCGCTCGTAGACCAGGACGTCCTGCGACTGCGGCGTGCCCAGCTTGTGGTAGTACAGCTTCTGGAAGAAGTTGGCGCCGGTGAGGTCCTCGCCCGCCTTGGGCTCGTCGTAGCGGCTGTAGAAGAAGCCCTCGCCCTTCTCGTCCCAGCTAGCGCCGGAGAACTTGCTCCACTCGACCTTGTCGGTGAGGTCCTGGCCGGTGTCGATGTCGCGCACGTACCAGGTCTGCCAGTCCGAACCGCTGACGCTGGTGGCCCAGGCCATCTTCTTGCCGTCGCGGGCGATGCTCATCCCGGCCAGCGCGACGGTGCCGTCCTCGCTCAGGGTGTTCGGGTCCAGCAGCACGCGCGGCTCGGCGTCGAGGCTCTCCTGGACGTAATAGACGGACTGGTTCTGCAGGCCGCTGTTCTTCGAGAAGAAGTAGCGGCCGCCCTCCTTGAACGGGGCGCCGTACTTCGGGTAGTCCCAGAGCTCGGTCAGGCGCTGCTTGATCCGCTCGCGGGCCGG is part of the bacterium genome and encodes:
- a CDS encoding GIY-YIG nuclease family protein, which encodes MNDRKDLIRAYKETVQPAGIYVVRNTVDGRILLGASRNLPAGLNSQRAQLRFGGHRNHALQADWNRLGEDAFTIEFLEELKPAEGSREVRQEDLEALLALLIADLRPWDERGYHAPPREGA
- a CDS encoding prolyl oligopeptidase family serine peptidase codes for the protein MPLDYPVAAKVEVVDDYHGTPVADPYRWLEDVDSEQTRAWVAAQNELTYGYLAKLPARERIKQRLTELWDYPKYGAPFKEGGRYFFSKNSGLQNQSVYYVQESLDAEPRVLLDPNTLSEDGTVALAGMSIARDGKKMAWATSVSGSDWQTWYVRDIDTGQDLTDKVEWSKFSGASWDEKGEGFFYSRYDEPKAGEDLTGANFFQKLYYHKLGTPQSQDVLVYERPDHQDWGFGGDVTESGDYLIITVWRGTSPQNLLFYKDLRDPASKIVELLGEFEAEYSFVEHDDGVFYLTTDLDAPRKRLVAVDIANPAKDAWFELIPQKDITLEGVGMINGDEFVAEYMKDAHSVVYRFDHHGSPLGEVELPGIGSAGGFGGHRADTESFYTFTSFLYPPTIFKYDFGTGVSTVFREPEIDVDLSAYATEQVFYASKDGTKIPMFLVHRKDLELDGKNPTLLYGYGGFNASMTPYFSISRLQWVEMGGVFAMANLRGGGEYGEDWHQGGMLKNKQNVFDDFIAAAEWLIDGKYTSPAHLACQGGSNGGTLVGAVINQRPELFAAALPAVGVMDMLRFHKFTIGWAWTSDYGSSEDPEMFPVLRAYSPYHNLKDGTCYPATLITTADHDDRVVPGHSFKYAARIQEAQGCDKPVLIRIETKAGHGGGKPTAKIIEEVADEWAFLAHHLGM